The DNA region ATCTGGGCCTCGCAATCTTCCCTCGCTTCTTTCTTCATGACATTAGACCTCTCGACAGTATTTTCAAGGTCCTTGATGATTCGGGACGCTCGATCCAACTCTTTGTTGCGGAAGTCTAGCTCATAATTAGCTCCTTGTAAAGCTCCAACAACCCAAACTCTTTGTCCCTCGGCTAATCGGAGCCTTTTCTTGCTATCTTCAAATTTTTCACAGACTTGCTTACCCTTATCCTCCAAGATGTGGTTACGTTCCTTGGCACGATTCTGTTGGACTCGTAgttgagtgttttccaactcAAGCTCTTTGATTTGGCTGATAAGTTTGTCCATGTCCTCTTGTAGGATAAGCTTAGGCTCGGGCATCAACGGGAATGAAGAAGGATAAAAAAGAAACGGAATCTTAACAATCCTAGCCCTCTCTTTTACCCACACAtagtagggttccttggctaggatGTTTTTCTTACCCCATTCATGGTCAATACGGACTATGCTTGTCCAAGCTTTTCTCACTCATTTCACATTTGAATCAAGTGGATCCACGGTATTTATGACAAATGGAATGAAATCTCTTTCCTCGGGGGGATTCATCATGGCGTACCCTAGTTGTCTCTTGAGTatagcagggttgtagttgatgcaaccttgcGTTCCTATTAAGGGTACGTTAGAGAACTCTCCACATCTTGCGATGACATCCTTTGTATCCCATTCCCTCTTGTACCATAGAATTGAGTTGGCAGAGAGAGATGTGAATATTTGTGGCCATATCAGTTTGTTTTCGATGAAGGATCCACTTTGAGGCATGCGGGCCCTCATCCAAAGATGTAGCATAGGAGCGCAACAAAGGAAAGTACCTCCCTTCTTCTCATTCCTTGTATGTAAGGTATGGTAGAAATCGGCAAGTAAAAAAGGCACCAGATTCTTTGTTAAAAAGACTTCAATTGCTAACTGATCCACGAACTTTTCCATATTTGGGAAGAGGACAATTCCATGAATCAAAAGTTCCAAAGTTGCACTACAAAAGTCGGGTCTTCCTTTTTTAATCATTTCCCAAGCATGGGCTTCTAGGAACTTTTGAGTTAAACCTTTGATGGATCCTTTAACGCCCCAATTATCCACTAGCTTGTTGGCGTTGATACCCAAGTTGAGTGAGAGCTCGGTCAAACAAAAGCCTTCTTCCAACTTTGGGAAAGGGTTGTATTCTTTGATTGGTCGATTGAGAAGTCTCTCGAGGTCTTCCAAggttggagagatttggaagtcggggaaagtgaagcatcttaaagggaCGTCATAGTATTGAGACATTATAGTGATAACACCATAGCCAACCTTCTCGGTTAGAAGATCTACGATGTTCCCAAAATTGGCTCTAAACATGTTGTCTTTGAGAGCTACGACCTTTAAATAGAAGACTTTTAATGAACTGATGTCGGGACTCTTGAAGCGGAAAGTAGAAGTGCTTTTCTTTGTTGAAGTATCCATGATTGTGTCGAAAAATAGTCTTGTAATTTTGCGTCCGACAAACGAAAATTTTAAGAGCTttgcttattattttgatgatgaatgaatgtatgaatgaatgattggtttattatttccacaggattttaggcatgggttcatggttttggacaatcgtgacgaagcatggagttaataatgactgcttagtaaaccaaggttctcgctttgtgttatctaaggcttttggaaaattaggtgtaagacactgcccctagagtcatggacttccttgactgtcacccgcttatgtcaatttactttcCAGGCGACTGCTTcatcaaagtcatctactctaagtgtgatcttcgtatcgacccttatgaggaaggcacctcggtggcctatactacgcgaccatcggtctaggctagccatagttttaaaggttctaaaaggggtcttagggtcattgactctagtaaaagaaaagatgcttacgccgaaagcacgaaggtcatcaatccccttaagagaatctaccattaagtgaggttctcgtacgaccctaaAAAGGAAGGCACCTCGCAGATCgatactactcaacctctcctatctcaagcaaaactctcagactcgggtggggagtccttcacacaaggttttttcctttgcaatcattattgcttccaaaaATTCATCGTCACAAAACCAAAGTTTCGGACCAACAGGcaaacaaagaaaatatgtaTAAGTTAGCAATAAAAGTAGTATATACAGGAAAAAAAGATAATAGATAAATCTCTACGTATGTAAAAGagaaacaacccaaactaggctagacttgcttagggaattttggtgtccccagcagagttgccagctgtcgctaccgggatttcacgataacgaaacagggagtaaagagatgccaaagaggggaaaagtcagaagagtcgccaccgaattttatttagtttacctctatcggagaggaggggggaaatagtcgataaaaccctcgaaAAATAGACGCGCACGGGAAacgctaaaagagaataaggaatgGGGGATGAGGAACCAAAGCTCCGTAGTTCAGAGTAGAAAAcatttgtgtgttggttgattttacctttgaaaaaagggttttcgggatgatgccctaaggcataaaaataagtttgatgagttgtattatttttaccttgaataagggtcttatgaaatgagtgtttgtgattatattctactaaagtctatgggcggaggtgattattctagacaatAAGTCAAGCGTCTTacgtccaaaataatcagagtaagggtagcaatgctccattctcactcattctccaccacttaaggctcgtggcgtacaataataatcgtaactattaaatgttttgaatttgactatgaaaatgccacttgacgttgaataaagggtttattttattttgattatgaaatttggcttatgcaacatgaatgcaaagtaaccaacaagaaattaaagggtctcattgtaaggtagcccaagagaaagccttttttgtgcaaaagtgacctaagctaaacaaaggataatggtcttacaaacatgtccgCCTAAGGTGGTGtcatgatgtcattcttacaacatgaatgtaagttacaaataaaatccaacatttacaaagtatcacaaagataagggaaaagcctccaagcaagggtcctaaaatgaaatcctctaagtccaagttgattaagagtggaatgaatatttttgtcttatcattttatcatgtttttgttgtttttaatgtttgatgacaataaaataaataacaagtaaataaacatgcatgatgaatttgtacaatgatgatgatgagtactttaatgtaaattacaagataatgacataaaagtaaattacaagataaagaaacaatatcacaataataatggttagtgagtataaatgatataaaacaaatataaatcaataatatcaaaatcacaataacaaaggttaatgataaacaaaaataatgaagtataattagtggttagtaacatgtacaaaaatgaatattttttaagactattttcttaggccaaaaatacttaaaatatgacaagggatagcttatcattgatgcaaaatattgaagatgattaaaaaatcaactaacaatagatttgtaacaaagaaagttatgcaaccttaagtccatctattaatatttttaaaaaattgatttgttctctttcttttgtttttattcctcttttatttaACAACATAATAAGAtagtaaataaattagcataatgtaaatgatatagttagataacaataaacataaacatgaaatacttgaaataaagtgaacaataaaataaattgcaaaaaaataaagtgcaataatataaatgttagaagttagtagttagtgaacataaacataaactaaataaaataaaatgaacaataaaataaattgcaaggaattaaagtgcaataatataaatgttaggagttagtaattagtagttagtaacaataagcaaatggattagcaaattaatgtaaagacatggtttcatctatgcatcaaatgacccaaatatggttaaaatagaggcaatttatcaatgcctcaaagtatcatgaatgatctattgatcaaccattaataggtttaaaacattgaagatttaatcaactctaaacaaccatggtcatgatctaatatacctcatcaaccaaacaaatacaacaacaagtCCATAATAAAATGATAACACACACAAAGCAACCACAAAAAGGTGAAAAAAGATAATAAGAgtaaaaaatatttaaaaaaagtGAGTAAACCAAAGTCAATAATTTTTTGCAAGCTTGAACCTAAACCATCTCAAAAGACCAACCAAGAAGAAACAACcatttttaataataaaaaaagaaccaaaaagttaaaaagtttaagttaaaatcattaccCACAAAATGTGAAAAAAGCTAGGTAGAAATGGT from Lathyrus oleraceus cultivar Zhongwan6 chromosome 1, CAAS_Psat_ZW6_1.0, whole genome shotgun sequence includes:
- the LOC127103124 gene encoding uncharacterized protein LOC127103124, encoding MDTSTKKSTSTFRFKSPDISSLKVFYLKVVALKDNMFRANFGNIVDLLTEKVGYGVITIMSQYYDVPLRCFTFPDFQISPTLEDLERLLNRPIKEYNPFPKLEEGFCLTELSLNLGINANKLVDNWGVKGSIKGLTQKFLEAHAWEMIKKGRPDFCSATLELLIHGIVLFPNMEKFVDQLAIEVFLTKNLVPFLLADFYHTLHTRNEKKGGTFLCCAPMLHLWMRARMPQSGSFIENKLIWPQIFTSLSANSILWYKREWDTKDVIARCGEFSNVPLIGTQGCINYNPAILKRQLGYAMMNPPEERDFIPFVINTVDPLDSNVK